TTCATTCGGCCAGCGCGACCGGATGGACACGGTGTCGGAATAAACGAAAAAGACTTCCGCCGGCTGCCAGGGTAAGGCCTGTCCATAGCTGTAGCGGCCGTTCTCATCCGCATCGCGAAATCCCTGCAGCAGATAATCTCCCGGCAACAATCCCCGGAAGCGGAACGGACCGTCCGTCGGCAGGATGATTCTATGGGGTTTATCCGCATTTCGTTTGCGCGCGTACAGAAACACCGGACCCTGCGCAGCGGTATCCGGATCAATGACCGTACCGGCGATCTGTGACAGGGTATCGGGATTCCAGGTTTCAAAGTCCTGCTGCACCAGGGTATCGCTCAGTGCATTTCCGGCCCGGTCGGTTACAGCTGTGACGTCGAGACAAAAGCGATAATGGGTATGCGGCGCCAGTGAATCGGGAACAAAGCGCATACGCGCCAGATTCGGCCATTCAAAGCGTCCGCCTATCGTATCGGCACCCAGGGTATCGACCAGCGAAAAGGCCTGCTGCACAGACCACTGGTCCATGGCTTCGGAAAAGGTCATCTCAATTGGCGTGTCCGGTGGCTGCAGGCGGGTGGTGTCATTGGGGAACCGGGCTATAACCGACGCGGCGGCCGTATCCGGCTGAGCGGCGCCGTCAAATTCCAAAGTCGCGGAATCCGGCGGCAGGGGATTGTAAAACGTATCGTAAGCTTTGGAAATGCGCATGCGGTACGGGCCGGGACGCTGGGTTCCGGTCACCAGCCGCAGCACAGCGTTATTGCGAGAGTCCCAATAAGCATCGTATACAGCCAATGTATCGCCATTCCGGGTCGGGGGCTGCAGAAACAGGGAATCCGGATGCGTTAGCATAGCTTTGGAGAAACGCACATTCAGGTGTATGGCATCGGGAGCCTCCGCCCTGGCGATCACCGGCGGCATCGTATCGCGCATCGCGGTGCGGATCCCGATCCACGGCGTTTCAGACGAGTCCGTGTACACATCGGCGGGCGCCACACCCAGCTTGTCGAATCCGGCGTTGTAGAGATTGTTGAGATCACGGTCCAATACGGCAAACAGACGATACCGGCCCGGAGCCATATAGTTGAGAGAAAACCCGCCGTCTTCCCCCACCTGGGTGATATACAGAGGCGACTGCCGGGCCGGATCAGGATTTAATGAATCATTGAGAGAATAAGCCCAGACTTTGGTTCCTTTGACCGGTTGATCCGAGTACACCTGTCCGGTTAATTGTCCGCGGTCAATAGACTCGCCGGTCGAAAACGCCAACGTAAAGGAATATCTCATGGAATTGCTGCGGCGGTCGCGGGTCCCGGCGCCGATAGTGATCACATAGGTTTTGTCCGGCATCAGGGGATCCTTAAACCGGAGGGTCAGTTCCCGGTCTTTTTTCCAGTCAAACTGCAGACGGTCGCGACTGACGAACGGGGTGATAAACACGAGTGGTTCACAGGAATTGGGCTGCACCGGTTCGCTGAACCGAATAATTACATCTGTCTGCGCCGAGACGCCGATGCTGTCTGCAGCAGGCACGGTTGAAAGCACAACCGGCGGGGTTTCATCCACCGGACCGCCGCCGGGATAGCCCTGTGAGGCGCAATGCAGTCCTGCAATCACTGCCGGCATCATGATGAGTATCAAACAAAAACGTCTCATAACCTCTCCGTTGTCTTGGATTGCCCGGTTTGCCTTAATATCGACTCGAGTTGATTCAGCACCCGGTCGGCTGTAAAGTGTTGTTTCACATAATCAAAGTTAAACAATCCCATGCGAATTCGCAACGCTTGATCGTCCGTTAGCTGTTTTAAATAGCTGCAAAGGATATCCGGATGCGGTTCATCACAGAGAAACCCCATTTTCCCATGCTGAAAAAAATCCT
This genomic window from candidate division KSB1 bacterium contains:
- a CDS encoding Ig-like domain-containing protein, with amino-acid sequence MRRFCLILIMMPAVIAGLHCASQGYPGGGPVDETPPVVLSTVPAADSIGVSAQTDVIIRFSEPVQPNSCEPLVFITPFVSRDRLQFDWKKDRELTLRFKDPLMPDKTYVITIGAGTRDRRSNSMRYSFTLAFSTGESIDRGQLTGQVYSDQPVKGTKVWAYSLNDSLNPDPARQSPLYITQVGEDGGFSLNYMAPGRYRLFAVLDRDLNNLYNAGFDKLGVAPADVYTDSSETPWIGIRTAMRDTMPPVIARAEAPDAIHLNVRFSKAMLTHPDSLFLQPPTRNGDTLAVYDAYWDSRNNAVLRLVTGTQRPGPYRMRISKAYDTFYNPLPPDSATLEFDGAAQPDTAAASVIARFPNDTTRLQPPDTPIEMTFSEAMDQWSVQQAFSLVDTLGADTIGGRFEWPNLARMRFVPDSLAPHTHYRFCLDVTAVTDRAGNALSDTLVQQDFETWNPDTLSQIAGTVIDPDTAAQGPVFLYARKRNADKPHRIILPTDGPFRFRGLLPGDYLLQGFRDADENGRYSYGQALPWQPAEVFFVYSDTVSIRSRWPNEGNDIIIPR